In Hahella sp. KA22, one genomic interval encodes:
- a CDS encoding DUF2156 domain-containing protein: MSNQAIALDSLGELGAGNFTFSERVNYLKEFGSHSQAFSTLQPDMQYFDIRGVGYIAYMRKWGRIFVLSDPVCAPHNFELMLTRFHNRFPHANHVQATKTVVDILHRRFGMYGTQFGSESRIALKDWSLSGKKKQVLRTALNQADKQGVTVKERFSDDHTREISEAWIKTRKCKSNEIRFLIRPMEMNYKENERHFYAYQNGEAVGFIYFDPIYYKNEIISYVPNISRASANFKQGLFYTIMAHAMDVFKQEGVPYLDLGLIPLMLSADDEVQEARLLKKMLRLVYAKGNFLYNFKGLEFTKTRFRGEVEKTYCCHHKATPLLEFFCIFKLTRLF; this comes from the coding sequence ATGAGCAACCAGGCGATCGCGCTGGACTCGCTCGGCGAGTTAGGCGCAGGCAACTTTACTTTCTCTGAACGCGTTAATTACCTCAAAGAGTTCGGCTCCCATTCACAGGCGTTCTCCACTCTGCAACCGGATATGCAGTATTTCGATATCCGCGGCGTGGGCTACATCGCCTACATGCGCAAGTGGGGCCGGATATTCGTGTTGTCCGATCCGGTATGCGCGCCGCACAACTTCGAGTTGATGCTGACCCGTTTCCACAATCGTTTTCCACACGCCAATCACGTTCAGGCGACCAAGACAGTAGTGGATATTCTGCATCGTCGCTTCGGCATGTATGGCACCCAGTTTGGCTCCGAGTCGCGCATTGCGTTGAAAGACTGGAGCCTGAGCGGCAAGAAGAAACAGGTGCTGCGCACGGCGCTGAACCAGGCGGACAAGCAGGGCGTGACCGTGAAGGAGCGCTTCAGCGACGATCATACTCGGGAGATTTCCGAAGCCTGGATCAAGACCCGCAAGTGCAAGAGTAATGAAATCCGCTTTCTGATTCGTCCGATGGAGATGAACTACAAAGAAAATGAACGCCATTTTTACGCGTACCAAAATGGCGAAGCAGTGGGCTTTATTTATTTCGATCCCATCTATTACAAGAATGAGATCATCAGCTACGTGCCCAACATTTCCCGCGCCAGCGCCAATTTCAAACAGGGGCTTTTTTACACCATCATGGCCCACGCCATGGACGTGTTTAAACAGGAAGGCGTTCCCTATCTGGATTTGGGCTTGATCCCGTTGATGCTATCTGCGGATGACGAGGTTCAGGAAGCCAGGTTGCTGAAGAAGATGCTGCGACTTGTCTACGCCAAAGGCAACTTTCTCTATAACTTCAAAGGCTTGGAGTTCACTAAAACCCGCTTCCGCGGCGAGGTGGAGAAAACGTATTGCTGCCACCACAAGGCGACGCCGCTGTTGGAGTTTTTTTGTATATTCAAGTTGACCCGGCTATTTTAA
- a CDS encoding class I SAM-dependent methyltransferase — protein MSTNAVGVKNARDKYRLIGPVYDFLSALYSGKSIHQCKIGMINPENVKPGDKILFAGVGHGKDAIHAAELGAEVTVVDLSATMLNKFQDGLTASGKQHLKIRQVHSDIFKFNEAEHYDMVVANFFLNVFSENMMEEVLRHLIALAKPGAAIVVGDFAFPTGNIVSRAFKQAYWYVAVSLFWLMANNAMHNIYNYPEYMERQGLDIRSKKFFKLLNMNCYWSVLGRKQA, from the coding sequence ATGTCCACCAACGCAGTTGGCGTAAAGAACGCCAGGGATAAATATCGTCTCATCGGTCCGGTCTACGACTTCCTCAGCGCGCTGTACAGCGGCAAATCCATACACCAGTGCAAGATCGGCATGATCAATCCGGAGAACGTCAAACCCGGAGATAAGATCCTGTTCGCCGGCGTCGGACACGGCAAAGACGCCATCCACGCCGCCGAGCTCGGCGCGGAGGTCACCGTCGTTGACCTGTCCGCCACCATGCTCAACAAGTTTCAGGATGGCCTGACTGCATCCGGCAAGCAGCACCTGAAAATCCGTCAGGTTCACAGTGACATTTTCAAGTTTAACGAGGCGGAACACTACGACATGGTGGTCGCCAACTTTTTCCTCAACGTCTTCAGCGAAAACATGATGGAAGAAGTGTTGCGTCACTTGATTGCGCTGGCCAAACCGGGCGCCGCGATTGTGGTCGGCGACTTCGCCTTTCCTACCGGTAATATCGTTTCCCGCGCGTTCAAACAGGCCTACTGGTACGTCGCAGTGTCGCTGTTCTGGCTGATGGCGAATAACGCCATGCACAACATCTACAACTATCCCGAGTATATGGAGAGACAAGGACTGGATATCCGCAGCAAAAAATTCTTCAAGCTCCTGAACATGAATTGCTACTGGTCCGTCCTCGGACGCAAACAAGCCTGA
- a CDS encoding alpha/beta hydrolase: MQNLLPIVQQEPVQFSSQGDELVGRLFLPAREGRFPAAIICHGAFGYKEHFYELAEALAHRGVAALALDMRGHGESAGPRFHVNMQAWRADVVAALEYLQSRREIESHRIGALGFSSGGTAVLEAAAQGASLRALVTLSATVRNVLNWWQWPFFKTANLVGSFKRRLGFGDLRLPLAFALKSVPAAVDPRINDAVVGDPYLVQAYSGLPVPGAIECFIVDTFRRTKNVQCPVCVIHGAEDRVDPPASAKLLYDSLRGTKALHIVADSGHVGHMDKKKAEIIRLACDWFADRL, from the coding sequence ATGCAGAACCTTCTCCCGATTGTGCAGCAGGAGCCGGTGCAATTCTCCTCCCAGGGAGATGAGCTGGTTGGTCGTTTATTCCTGCCCGCCAGGGAAGGGCGCTTTCCTGCGGCGATTATTTGTCATGGCGCCTTCGGCTACAAAGAACATTTTTATGAACTGGCGGAAGCGCTTGCGCATCGCGGCGTAGCGGCTTTGGCCCTGGATATGCGCGGTCATGGCGAGTCGGCGGGTCCCCGCTTTCATGTGAACATGCAAGCATGGCGGGCTGATGTCGTGGCGGCGCTGGAATACCTGCAATCGCGCCGCGAAATAGAATCTCACCGAATTGGCGCTTTGGGCTTTTCTTCCGGCGGTACGGCTGTATTGGAAGCGGCGGCGCAGGGCGCGTCTCTGCGCGCTTTGGTGACATTGAGCGCCACCGTGCGCAACGTGCTGAATTGGTGGCAGTGGCCGTTTTTTAAAACCGCCAATCTGGTCGGTTCATTCAAGCGTCGCCTGGGATTTGGCGATCTCAGGCTGCCGCTCGCCTTTGCGCTGAAGTCGGTTCCCGCTGCGGTGGACCCGCGCATCAATGACGCCGTCGTCGGCGACCCCTATTTGGTGCAGGCATACTCAGGTTTACCCGTTCCCGGCGCCATTGAATGCTTCATCGTTGACACATTTCGGCGCACAAAGAATGTACAGTGCCCCGTTTGTGTGATTCATGGCGCGGAGGACCGCGTTGATCCGCCCGCCAGCGCCAAGCTTTTATATGACAGCCTGCGGGGAACCAAAGCGCTGCATATTGTCGCTGACAGCGGTCATGTAGGACATATGGACAAGAAGAAAGCAGAGATTATCCGATTGGCTTGTGATTGGTTCGCCGATCGATTGTAA
- a CDS encoding fatty acyl-CoA reductase produces MKQSLTLTAFANKNVLITGTTGFVGKVVLEKLLRSVPTIGKIYLLIRGNSKNPTARKRFQNEIATSSIFDTLKASQGSRFDELCETRIHCVTGEVTEPLFGLSEKDFTDLAADIDIIINSAASVNFREALDQALTINTLCLKNIIELSRRAADCPVVQVSTCYVNGFNKGVMEEEIVNPAGERIERSERGYYEVEPLIARLLQDVEQVSAAAADDHSREKDLIDLGIKEANKYGWNDTYTFTKWMGEQLLMKELHGKTLTILRPSIVESTLQGPAPGWIEGVKVADAIILAYAREKVSLFPGKKNAVIDIIPADLVANSIILSATEALLDSGAHRIYQCCSSEANPIKIREVIGHVQQEAEHNYQAHDKLFYRKPKKPFVMIPGAVFHALMAISFHMLKWSSRLQGLFGRKASGRKLSNMETTMKLSKVFSFYTSPNYTFSNRRLQELSTRLGEYDQSEFPVNAGIYDWAHYLREVHVAGLNKYALRPKVVKMNPPAAKPRSRAA; encoded by the coding sequence ATGAAGCAATCACTTACGTTAACTGCTTTTGCAAATAAGAATGTACTGATCACGGGGACAACGGGATTCGTCGGCAAGGTGGTACTGGAGAAGCTGCTGCGCAGCGTGCCGACAATTGGGAAGATTTATTTGCTGATACGGGGTAATTCAAAGAACCCGACAGCGCGAAAGCGGTTCCAGAATGAGATCGCGACCTCATCTATTTTCGATACTCTCAAGGCATCGCAGGGAAGTCGTTTCGACGAGTTGTGCGAAACCCGCATCCACTGCGTTACCGGAGAGGTGACAGAACCTCTGTTTGGTTTGTCGGAGAAGGACTTTACCGATCTGGCGGCGGACATCGACATCATTATCAATTCAGCCGCCAGCGTTAACTTTCGTGAAGCGCTGGATCAGGCTCTCACCATCAATACCTTGTGCCTAAAAAATATCATTGAACTGTCGCGGCGCGCGGCGGACTGTCCGGTTGTGCAGGTATCCACCTGCTACGTCAATGGCTTTAACAAGGGGGTGATGGAAGAGGAAATCGTCAACCCTGCGGGAGAGCGTATTGAGCGCTCAGAGCGCGGCTATTATGAAGTTGAGCCGCTGATTGCGCGTTTGCTGCAGGATGTAGAGCAGGTATCCGCTGCGGCGGCGGATGACCATAGCAGGGAAAAGGATCTGATCGACCTGGGCATCAAAGAAGCCAATAAATACGGTTGGAATGACACTTATACCTTCACTAAATGGATGGGCGAGCAGTTACTGATGAAGGAGCTGCATGGCAAAACCCTCACCATCCTGCGTCCTTCTATCGTTGAAAGTACGCTGCAGGGACCTGCGCCAGGCTGGATTGAGGGCGTGAAGGTGGCGGACGCTATTATTCTTGCTTACGCCAGAGAAAAAGTGTCTTTGTTTCCCGGTAAGAAGAATGCGGTTATCGATATCATTCCGGCGGACCTTGTGGCCAACAGCATCATATTAAGCGCCACGGAAGCGCTGCTGGATTCCGGCGCGCACCGCATCTACCAGTGCTGCAGCAGTGAAGCTAACCCGATCAAGATTCGCGAGGTGATCGGTCATGTGCAGCAGGAGGCGGAACATAATTATCAGGCTCACGACAAACTGTTTTACCGCAAGCCGAAGAAACCCTTTGTAATGATTCCAGGGGCTGTGTTTCATGCCTTGATGGCGATCAGCTTCCACATGCTGAAATGGAGTTCGCGTCTGCAAGGCTTGTTCGGTCGTAAAGCGTCCGGGCGCAAGCTGAGCAACATGGAAACCACCATGAAATTATCCAAGGTGTTTTCTTTCTATACCTCTCCCAACTATACCTTCAGCAACCGTCGCCTGCAGGAGCTGTCCACTCGTCTTGGCGAATACGACCAGAGTGAGTTCCCCGTGAATGCCGGGATCTATGACTGGGCGCACTACCTGCGAGAAGTACATGTGGCGGGGCTGAACAAGTACGCGTTGCGGCCGAAGGTGGTGAAGATGAATCCGCCTGCGGCAAAACCTCGCAGCCGCGCTGCGTAA
- the acs gene encoding acetate--CoA ligase: MSASTIYPSKADVIQHSFLDEQKYQDLYRQSITEPEKFWAEHAQRLDWFKPFSKVKDTSFQAPDVHIRWFEDGYLNVSHNCLDRHLEQRGDQTAIIWQGDDPNESKHISYRELHAAVCRFANVLKAQGVAKGDVVTLYMPMIPETAVAMLACTRIGAVHSVVFGGFSPEALASRILNGRSKLVITADEGLRGGKTIPLKANVDAALARPDLDMVEKVIVVKRTGADVAWREGRDLCYQEVMAQASDDCPAEVMNAEDPLFILYTSGSTGAPKGVLHTTGGYLTYVSLSHQYVFNYREGDVFWCTADFGWITGHSYVLYGPLSNGATTLVYEGVPNYPDLSRFWRIVEQHKVNLFYTAPTAIRAIMAAGDELAQAADRSSLRVMGSCGEPINPEAWEWFYRVVGDTRCPIMDTWWQTETGGIMITPIAGVNDLKPGSATRPFFGVQPALVDNEGNEISGAGEGNLIIKDSWPAQMRTVYGDHDRFVKTYFSTFNAAYFTGDGARRDEDGYYWITGRVDDVINVSGHRMGTAEVESALVSHPKVAEAAVVGYPHAIKGQGIYVYITLNVSEAPTDALKEELRQWVRKEIGPVASPDVIQWAPGLPKTRSGKIMRRILRKIAADEHDNLGDVSTLADPSVVDELIANRVGAP; the protein is encoded by the coding sequence ATGAGTGCGTCTACTATCTATCCGTCCAAAGCGGACGTCATCCAACATTCCTTTCTTGATGAACAGAAATACCAGGACCTTTATCGGCAATCGATTACGGAGCCGGAAAAGTTCTGGGCCGAGCATGCGCAACGCCTTGACTGGTTTAAACCTTTCAGCAAGGTCAAAGATACCTCCTTTCAAGCGCCGGACGTGCATATACGCTGGTTTGAGGACGGCTATCTGAATGTTTCCCATAACTGCCTTGACCGTCATCTGGAGCAGCGCGGCGACCAGACGGCGATTATCTGGCAGGGAGACGATCCCAACGAGAGCAAGCATATCAGCTATCGCGAATTGCATGCGGCGGTGTGCCGGTTCGCTAATGTACTGAAAGCCCAGGGCGTCGCTAAAGGTGACGTGGTGACCCTATACATGCCTATGATCCCGGAAACCGCGGTGGCCATGCTGGCCTGCACCCGTATCGGTGCGGTGCATTCTGTGGTGTTCGGCGGCTTTTCTCCAGAAGCGTTGGCGAGTCGTATATTGAATGGCCGCTCTAAACTGGTGATCACGGCGGACGAGGGGTTGCGCGGCGGTAAAACTATTCCGCTTAAAGCCAATGTGGACGCAGCGCTGGCGCGTCCAGATCTGGACATGGTGGAGAAGGTGATTGTGGTCAAACGCACTGGCGCAGACGTGGCGTGGCGGGAAGGTCGCGATCTGTGTTACCAGGAGGTCATGGCGCAAGCGTCCGACGATTGTCCGGCGGAAGTGATGAATGCGGAAGATCCTCTGTTTATTCTCTACACCTCTGGCTCCACCGGCGCGCCCAAAGGGGTGTTGCACACCACGGGCGGTTATCTGACCTATGTATCGCTGTCTCACCAATACGTCTTTAATTACCGGGAAGGCGATGTTTTCTGGTGTACCGCCGATTTTGGCTGGATCACCGGCCATAGCTATGTGTTGTATGGACCGTTGAGCAACGGCGCCACCACATTGGTGTACGAGGGCGTGCCGAACTATCCGGACCTGTCCCGCTTCTGGCGAATTGTCGAGCAACATAAAGTGAACCTGTTCTACACCGCGCCGACGGCGATACGCGCCATCATGGCGGCGGGGGATGAGTTGGCGCAGGCGGCGGACCGCAGTTCTCTGCGGGTGATGGGCAGCTGCGGCGAACCGATCAATCCTGAAGCCTGGGAGTGGTTCTATCGGGTGGTGGGCGACACCCGTTGCCCGATCATGGATACCTGGTGGCAAACCGAAACCGGCGGCATCATGATCACGCCTATCGCCGGGGTGAACGATCTTAAGCCCGGCTCCGCGACACGACCGTTTTTTGGCGTGCAGCCGGCGCTGGTGGATAACGAAGGCAATGAGATCTCCGGAGCAGGCGAGGGCAATCTGATCATCAAAGATAGCTGGCCGGCGCAAATGCGCACCGTCTATGGCGATCACGACCGCTTTGTGAAGACCTATTTCTCTACTTTTAACGCGGCCTATTTCACCGGAGATGGTGCGCGCAGGGATGAAGACGGGTACTATTGGATAACCGGCAGAGTGGATGACGTCATCAACGTGTCCGGGCACCGGATGGGAACCGCGGAAGTGGAGAGTGCGTTGGTTTCTCACCCCAAAGTGGCGGAGGCGGCCGTGGTCGGATATCCGCACGCCATCAAGGGGCAGGGCATATATGTATACATAACGCTTAATGTAAGCGAAGCGCCGACTGACGCCCTGAAGGAAGAGTTGCGACAGTGGGTGAGAAAAGAAATCGGTCCTGTGGCGTCGCCTGACGTTATACAGTGGGCGCCGGGATTACCGAAAACCCGATCTGGAAAGATAATGCGGCGCATTCTGCGCAAGATTGCCGCCGATGAGCATGACAACCTGGGCGACGTATCGACCCTGGCTGATCCGTCCGTCGTTGACGAGCTGATCGCCAATCGTGTCGGAGCGCCATAG
- a CDS encoding response regulator transcription factor codes for MLMSQQIIIADDHPLFRAALKQAVTQAVRFVDVVEVESIATLQDAVVANPDADLVLLDLNMPGAHGFSGLVFMRGQYPGLPVVIVSGSEELQVIRRAIDYGASGFIPKSAPLDEISQAIQAVLNGEVWLPADVAAKIDSVKAEHSDFSERLATLTPQQFRVLGMLTEGMLNKQIAYDLDVSEATVKAHITALFRKLGVRNRTQAVIAVQQMEVEQQQQAAHSG; via the coding sequence ATGTTAATGTCGCAACAGATAATCATCGCCGATGATCATCCGCTGTTTCGCGCCGCGCTCAAGCAAGCGGTCACTCAGGCGGTGCGGTTTGTGGACGTGGTGGAGGTGGAATCCATCGCAACCCTGCAGGATGCGGTGGTGGCCAATCCGGATGCGGATCTGGTTTTGCTTGATTTGAATATGCCGGGCGCACACGGTTTTTCCGGGTTGGTGTTCATGCGTGGACAATATCCGGGCCTGCCTGTGGTGATCGTTTCCGGCAGCGAAGAGCTGCAAGTGATTCGCCGCGCTATCGATTACGGCGCCTCCGGCTTTATTCCCAAGTCGGCGCCGTTGGACGAGATTTCCCAGGCGATCCAGGCGGTGCTGAATGGCGAAGTCTGGCTGCCGGCGGATGTCGCCGCCAAGATCGATTCCGTCAAGGCGGAACACTCGGACTTCTCCGAACGTCTGGCCACACTGACGCCGCAGCAGTTCCGGGTGCTGGGAATGTTGACGGAAGGCATGCTGAACAAACAGATCGCCTACGATTTGGATGTATCGGAAGCCACCGTCAAAGCGCACATCACCGCCTTATTCCGCAAACTGGGCGTACGTAACCGCACTCAAGCGGTCATCGCGGTGCAGCAGATGGAAGTGGAGCAGCAGCAACAGGCCGCTCACTCCGGCTAA
- a CDS encoding NahK/ErcS family hybrid sensor histidine kinase/response regulator — translation MINGFLLFTVSIAYIGLLFAIAYVGDQSPRMYVNERTRVAVYSLSLAVYCTSWTFFGAVGSAAATGLGYLPIYIGPMLVLIFGAPLLSRIIRISKRHNTTSIADFIATRYGKSQTLAVMVSIIAIVGILPYIALQLKAVSTGYNVLTEGALQPNREALPLFQDTALYIAGVMGLFTILFGTRHIDATEHHRGMIQAIAFESIIKFIAFIAVGILVCFVMFDGLGDLVQRLEQSKQDGAFSFGAISPSNFLVQTLLAAFAIICLPRQFHVTVVENYEPRDIYTARWALPLYLFFLILFVIPIAAAGILTYPNGAVDPDIFVLSLPVVAGHEWLAVLSFIGGGSAATSMVIVSTVTLSTMFCNEIIVPLLLRIQALDLSRKKNVHFWLLNIRRATILVTLLAAFGYYRMMGSHFSLASIGLLSFVAVAQFAPALIGGIVWRHGNRQGAIVGLIFGFAAWIYTLLIPSLISVNQIDSALISTGLFSMEWTRPTALFGLEGMDTITHGALWSVGINLFLYITVSLATTQRVIEKIQVASFFDSAQDAGASPTTWLSEATIEDIGALSERFLGEERTREALRDFSRRNRVKLYPSKPASVELIKHIEKHLASAIGSSTARVVLNSALKGQEMQIEDVVSIVDEASQVIKFNRELLQAAIENMNLGVSVADKSLNLVAWNSRYVEIFNYPKGFMRVGRPVADLLRYNLLMNHVPARRAQKIVERRLQMMAEGRPHEYERTRPDGTVILIQGSPMPDGGFVTTFSDITGMRRTELALKETNTYLEQRVKERTEELSKLNKQLVKAKSVAENANLSKTRFLASASHDLLQPLNAARLFSSALSNKVKNNEEYSELVSHIDSSLNAAEEILSTLLDISKLDAGALEPHFTTFSINELLRHLNTEFTVIAAENGLTMRTLPSNCYVYSDHQLLRRVIQNFLTNAIRYTRQGRIVLGCRRLKDHVRIEVWDTGPGIPKDQLESIFEEFKRLNHGQTEKKGLGLGLAIVDRICRMLNYPVEVQSWVGQGSKFAVTIPLGVKPAEKPADAAKPTRALGSLKGVNILCIDNEQVILDGMRALLEGWGCTVRTARAPEAAKALCAEQAPDILLADYQLDDGENGLDTMDMLQETMPTQRPGVLITALNTDEVKQDAKDRGYQILHKPVKPAALRAMINKMLARA, via the coding sequence ATGATTAACGGTTTTTTGCTTTTTACGGTTTCTATTGCTTATATCGGCTTACTGTTCGCCATCGCCTACGTGGGAGATCAGAGCCCGCGCATGTATGTGAACGAGCGCACCCGGGTGGCGGTGTATAGCCTTTCATTAGCGGTTTATTGCACTTCCTGGACATTTTTTGGCGCGGTAGGATCAGCAGCGGCGACGGGGCTTGGGTATCTTCCCATCTACATCGGCCCCATGCTGGTTTTGATTTTCGGGGCGCCGCTGTTATCACGCATTATTCGCATCAGTAAACGCCACAACACTACTTCCATCGCCGACTTTATCGCCACGCGCTACGGCAAGTCGCAGACTCTGGCCGTCATGGTCAGCATTATCGCTATCGTTGGCATCCTTCCCTACATCGCCCTGCAACTCAAGGCTGTATCAACGGGATACAATGTGCTCACTGAAGGCGCTTTGCAGCCCAACCGCGAAGCACTGCCTCTGTTTCAGGACACCGCTTTATATATAGCCGGGGTGATGGGGCTGTTCACGATTTTGTTCGGCACCCGTCATATCGATGCGACCGAGCATCACCGAGGCATGATTCAGGCAATCGCCTTTGAATCCATTATCAAATTTATCGCCTTTATCGCTGTAGGCATTCTGGTGTGCTTTGTGATGTTCGATGGTTTGGGCGATCTAGTTCAGCGACTGGAGCAGTCAAAGCAGGATGGCGCCTTCAGCTTCGGCGCCATTTCACCCAGTAACTTTCTGGTGCAGACATTACTGGCGGCGTTCGCCATCATCTGTTTGCCGCGCCAATTTCACGTTACGGTGGTGGAGAACTATGAGCCTCGCGATATCTACACTGCGCGCTGGGCGCTGCCGCTGTATCTGTTTTTCCTGATACTGTTTGTCATACCTATCGCTGCGGCGGGCATTCTGACCTATCCCAACGGCGCCGTCGACCCGGATATCTTTGTGCTCAGCTTACCCGTGGTGGCGGGTCATGAATGGTTGGCGGTACTGTCGTTCATCGGCGGGGGCTCCGCCGCCACCAGCATGGTGATTGTATCCACCGTCACGCTCAGCACTATGTTTTGCAACGAAATTATCGTGCCGTTGTTGCTACGAATACAGGCGCTGGACCTGTCTCGTAAAAAGAACGTGCATTTCTGGCTGTTAAACATTCGCCGCGCCACAATTTTAGTCACGCTGTTGGCGGCTTTCGGCTACTACCGCATGATGGGCAGCCACTTCTCTCTTGCGTCTATCGGATTGCTGTCTTTCGTTGCGGTAGCGCAGTTCGCCCCAGCATTAATTGGCGGTATTGTCTGGCGACACGGCAACCGCCAGGGCGCCATTGTGGGCCTGATTTTCGGCTTCGCCGCCTGGATCTACACCCTGTTGATTCCCTCATTGATCAGCGTCAACCAGATTGATTCCGCCTTGATCAGCACTGGCCTGTTCAGTATGGAGTGGACTCGCCCCACCGCCCTGTTCGGCCTCGAAGGCATGGATACCATTACCCATGGGGCCCTTTGGAGCGTAGGCATAAATCTGTTTCTCTATATCACCGTCTCCCTGGCGACCACACAACGGGTCATTGAAAAAATCCAGGTAGCTTCGTTTTTCGACAGCGCACAGGACGCCGGCGCCAGCCCCACCACCTGGTTGAGCGAGGCCACTATCGAAGATATCGGCGCCTTGTCGGAGCGCTTTCTCGGCGAGGAACGCACGCGCGAAGCATTGCGCGACTTTTCTCGCCGTAACCGGGTCAAACTTTACCCCTCCAAGCCCGCCAGCGTGGAGCTGATCAAACATATCGAAAAACATCTGGCCAGCGCTATCGGCTCCTCGACTGCACGGGTGGTATTGAACTCCGCCCTCAAAGGGCAGGAGATGCAGATTGAAGACGTAGTGAGCATCGTCGATGAAGCGTCACAGGTCATCAAGTTCAACCGGGAATTATTGCAGGCCGCCATAGAGAACATGAACCTGGGGGTGTCGGTCGCGGATAAGTCTCTCAATCTGGTGGCCTGGAACAGCCGCTATGTAGAGATCTTTAACTACCCCAAAGGCTTTATGCGCGTCGGTCGTCCCGTGGCGGACCTGTTGCGTTATAACCTGCTGATGAACCATGTCCCCGCTCGACGGGCGCAGAAAATTGTTGAGCGACGCCTGCAAATGATGGCGGAAGGGCGCCCCCATGAGTACGAGCGCACGCGCCCGGACGGCACAGTCATTCTGATCCAAGGCAGCCCCATGCCGGACGGCGGCTTCGTCACCACCTTTTCTGACATCACCGGCATGCGCCGCACTGAGTTGGCGTTAAAAGAAACCAACACCTATCTGGAGCAACGCGTCAAAGAACGCACCGAAGAACTGTCCAAGCTCAACAAGCAGTTAGTGAAAGCGAAGTCCGTAGCGGAAAACGCCAACCTGAGTAAAACCCGGTTCCTGGCGTCGGCGAGTCATGACCTGTTGCAGCCGCTCAACGCTGCGCGCCTGTTCTCCTCCGCGCTCTCCAACAAAGTGAAAAACAATGAGGAATACAGCGAGCTGGTGAGCCATATCGACAGCTCTCTCAACGCCGCGGAAGAGATTCTCAGCACCTTGCTCGACATCAGCAAACTGGACGCCGGAGCCCTGGAACCGCACTTCACCACCTTCAGTATCAACGAGTTGTTACGCCATCTGAACACAGAGTTTACGGTCATCGCGGCGGAGAACGGCCTGACTATGCGCACACTGCCCAGCAACTGTTACGTTTATTCCGACCACCAATTATTGCGCCGGGTAATTCAGAACTTCCTGACCAACGCGATTCGCTACACCCGCCAGGGACGCATCGTCCTGGGCTGTCGTCGCCTCAAGGATCACGTGCGGATTGAAGTCTGGGATACCGGCCCCGGCATTCCGAAAGACCAGCTGGAGTCTATCTTTGAGGAATTCAAGCGCCTCAATCACGGACAGACGGAAAAGAAAGGCCTTGGTCTGGGTCTGGCGATCGTCGACCGGATCTGCCGCATGCTGAATTATCCGGTGGAGGTGCAATCCTGGGTGGGACAAGGCAGTAAGTTCGCCGTGACTATTCCGCTCGGCGTCAAACCCGCCGAGAAGCCCGCTGACGCCGCCAAGCCGACTCGCGCGCTGGGGAGCCTGAAAGGCGTCAACATTCTCTGCATTGATAACGAGCAGGTGATTCTTGACGGCATGCGCGCACTACTTGAGGGCTGGGGATGCACGGTGCGCACCGCGCGGGCTCCCGAAGCCGCCAAAGCGCTTTGCGCAGAGCAAGCGCCGGACATCCTTCTAGCGGACTATCAATTGGACGATGGTGAGAACGGGCTGGATACCATGGACATGCTGCAGGAAACCATGCCGACACAGCGGCCAGGCGTATTGATTACGGCGTTAAATACCGATGAGGTGAAGCAGGATGCGAAGGACAGGGGTTATCAGATTTTGCACAAGCCGGTGAAGCCGGCCGCGTTAAGAGCGATGATCAACAAAATGCTGGCGCGGGCCTGA
- a CDS encoding DUF4212 domain-containing protein produces MSSEKASAKAAYWRANLKLLFTLLTIWFVVSYGCGILFVDALDTIKIGGFPLGFWFAQQGSIYTFVVLIFVYVWRMNKLDRKHDVHEE; encoded by the coding sequence ATGTCGAGTGAAAAAGCTTCGGCCAAGGCCGCTTATTGGCGCGCCAACCTGAAACTACTGTTTACACTATTGACGATTTGGTTCGTCGTCTCCTATGGCTGCGGCATTCTCTTCGTGGATGCCCTGGACACCATCAAAATCGGTGGCTTCCCCTTAGGTTTCTGGTTCGCCCAACAGGGCTCCATCTACACCTTTGTTGTACTGATATTTGTGTATGTCTGGCGTATGAACAAGCTGGACCGCAAACATGACGTACACGAAGAATAA